The following are encoded together in the Acinetobacter radioresistens DSM 6976 = NBRC 102413 = CIP 103788 genome:
- the rplT gene encoding 50S ribosomal protein L20 — protein MARVKRGVQAHRRHKKILARAKGYYGARSRVYRVAFQAVIKAGQYAYRDRRQKKRQFRSLWIARINAGARQNGLSYSRMISGLKKAQVIIDRRVLADIAMHDAVAFAALAEKAKGALAA, from the coding sequence ATGGCTCGTGTAAAACGTGGTGTACAGGCTCATCGCCGTCACAAAAAAATTCTTGCTCGTGCTAAAGGTTACTATGGCGCTCGTTCACGCGTTTACCGCGTAGCGTTCCAAGCAGTAATCAAAGCTGGTCAATACGCTTACCGTGACCGTCGTCAGAAGAAACGTCAGTTCCGTTCTTTATGGATTGCACGTATCAATGCTGGTGCGCGTCAAAACGGTCTGTCTTACAGCCGTATGATTTCTGGTCTGAAAAAAGCTCAGGTAATCATCGACCGTCGCGTACTTGCTGACATCGCTATGCATGATGCAGTTGCTTTTGCTGCTTTAGCTGAAAAAGCTAAAGGTGCGTTAGCTGCTTAA
- a CDS encoding MFS transporter: MSNQHDAFAALRYRDFSIITLNQFCLTLAILIQEIIVAYSLYQITKDPLTLGLIGLAEAIPFIALSLWGGYFADRFNKQTIMKVCLFFAAPLPLILWWLFHAYAIDSITINSLSWGIYAVIFGLGTIRGFYNPSATSLKPFLIPKAIYANGATWTTIGWQSGVILGPMLGGFMLAFLGRETSLIAVSILLALCFMLINLLQKRNFPVMEEHRVLDSLGEGFRFIWKTKIVLWAISLDLVSVLFGGVIALLPIFAEDILKVGPEGLGYLRAAPSIGALVTMIALTKFPPTQHAWRNMLLAVAGFGIFTLLFAFSDHVWLSLFALAMTGACDSISVVIRQTILQIFPPENMRGRVAAVNGMFVSSSNELGAFESGLAAKYMGTVMATVFGGCMTMAVVVVSWAKTKDLFDIDITQSSDNQFK; this comes from the coding sequence ATGTCTAACCAGCATGATGCTTTTGCCGCCTTGCGGTATCGAGACTTCTCGATTATTACACTCAACCAGTTTTGTCTCACTCTTGCCATTCTGATTCAAGAAATTATTGTTGCCTATTCTCTTTATCAAATTACCAAAGATCCTCTCACATTGGGGCTGATTGGACTGGCAGAAGCCATACCATTTATTGCACTTTCCTTATGGGGTGGCTATTTTGCTGACCGTTTTAACAAGCAGACGATTATGAAAGTTTGCCTGTTTTTTGCAGCCCCCTTGCCGCTTATCTTATGGTGGCTCTTTCATGCCTATGCAATAGATTCGATCACAATTAACAGTCTTTCTTGGGGAATCTATGCAGTTATTTTTGGACTAGGCACCATTCGCGGTTTTTACAACCCTTCTGCGACCTCCCTAAAACCTTTTCTGATTCCCAAAGCCATCTATGCCAATGGCGCAACATGGACCACCATTGGCTGGCAAAGTGGTGTAATTTTAGGCCCGATGCTAGGTGGTTTTATGTTGGCCTTTCTTGGCCGTGAAACCAGCCTGATTGCTGTTTCAATATTACTTGCCCTATGTTTTATGCTTATTAATCTGCTTCAAAAACGTAATTTTCCTGTGATGGAAGAGCATCGAGTGCTGGATTCACTGGGTGAGGGTTTTCGCTTTATCTGGAAAACCAAAATTGTACTGTGGGCCATTTCTCTGGACCTTGTTTCAGTCCTGTTCGGTGGTGTCATCGCACTGCTGCCCATTTTTGCAGAAGATATTTTGAAGGTCGGACCCGAAGGCCTAGGCTACTTGCGTGCTGCTCCTTCAATTGGTGCCCTGGTTACCATGATAGCTTTAACCAAATTCCCTCCCACTCAGCATGCCTGGCGCAACATGTTACTGGCAGTTGCTGGTTTTGGTATATTTACCCTGCTGTTTGCCTTTTCAGATCATGTGTGGCTTTCACTTTTCGCTCTTGCCATGACTGGAGCTTGTGACAGTATTTCTGTAGTTATCCGACAGACTATTTTACAGATTTTTCCTCCCGAAAATATGCGGGGCCGTGTAGCTGCCGTAAATGGAATGTTTGTTTCATCTTCAAATGAACTGGGCGCATTTGAATCGGGCCTGGCGGCCAAATATATGGGTACAGTTATGGCGACAGTATTTGGCGGCTGCATGACCATGGCTGTAGTCGTAGTTAGTTGGGCCAAAACCAAAGATCTATTTGATATAGATATAACCCAGAGTTCAGATAATCAATTCAAATAG
- the rpmI gene encoding 50S ribosomal protein L35 → MAKLKTRRGAAKRFKATANGFKRKQAFKRHILTKKSAKRIRQLRGCVMVHVSDVASVRRMCPYI, encoded by the coding sequence ATGGCAAAGTTAAAAACTCGCCGTGGTGCAGCTAAACGTTTCAAAGCGACTGCAAACGGTTTCAAGCGTAAACAAGCGTTCAAACGCCACATTTTGACCAAAAAATCTGCTAAGCGTATCCGTCAATTGCGCGGCTGTGTAATGGTTCACGTAAGTGACGTTGCTTCAGTTCGTCGTATGTGCCCATACATCTAA
- a CDS encoding integration host factor subunit alpha produces the protein MTALTKAEMADHLSELTSLNRREAKQMVELFFDEISQALIAGEQVKLSGFGNFELRDKRQRPGRNPKTGEEIPISARRVVTFRAGQKFRQRVGNEQVD, from the coding sequence ATGACAGCATTAACTAAAGCAGAAATGGCCGATCATCTTAGTGAGCTTACGAGCCTGAACCGCCGTGAAGCGAAACAAATGGTTGAGTTATTTTTTGATGAGATTAGTCAAGCTTTGATTGCCGGTGAACAGGTAAAACTCTCCGGTTTTGGTAACTTTGAGTTACGCGATAAGCGCCAGCGCCCAGGTCGTAACCCAAAAACAGGTGAAGAAATTCCAATTTCAGCACGTCGTGTAGTGACTTTCCGAGCAGGACAGAAATTTAGACAACGTGTGGGGAATGAGCAGGTCGATTGA
- the pheT gene encoding phenylalanine--tRNA ligase subunit beta — translation MKISENWLRSWVNPAIDSETLSNQLTMLGLEVDDMSPAAKPFTGVVVGEVLSVEQHPDADRLRVTTVNIGSDEPLQIVCGAPNVRAGMKAAVATIGAVLPGDFKIKKGKLRGVESQGMLCGASEIDLEDKLDGLLELPDDAPIGMNVREYLNLDDHVIDISITPNRGDCFSIRGIAREIGVINQLAVTAPEVADVAATIADEKKVIVDTAGCPRYLGRVIKHVNTKAATPLWMEQALARSGIRQYSILVDITNYVLMELGQPLHAFDAGNVQGAVHVRQANPQEKLVLLNEQEVTLSEDIMVIADDEKALAIAGIMGGLSSAVSDETTEIFLESAFFAPLAIAGRARRFGLHTDASQRYERGVDFELPMLAMNRASQLIQELAGGEFGPITVVEQSELLPARDAIELKQTQVDQLLGYQLDGEFIADALTRLGCWVETQAEGHWIVVPPSHRYDLAIYQDLIEEVARIDGYDNIQISLPVIDVKLAKYQDQLELGQLRQTIATLGYQEAISFSFADAKLEKQLNPQVHPLMLANPISSDLAAMRSTLLSSLIPCVQYNLNRQQNRVRLFELGLRFDYQNATDISGLQQIPTLALIAVGSRVPESWHAKTQVMDFFDLKGDVEAILAAGRIKVEYVPSERSWLHPGQSAEILVDGKTVGYLGRLHPSLEDELDLGITWVAELDQKAVLQSYVSNFTELSRFPSVRRDIALLISDKINVSEIQQLIEQTGSELLHSAWLFDVYTGQGVEEGKRSLAFALLWQHPTRTLEDAEIKSGMDKIIEVLENTYQATLRAS, via the coding sequence ATGAAAATTAGCGAAAATTGGTTACGTAGCTGGGTAAATCCGGCCATCGATAGTGAAACGCTGTCAAATCAACTGACAATGCTCGGTCTTGAAGTCGATGATATGTCACCGGCAGCAAAACCTTTTACCGGAGTTGTCGTGGGTGAAGTTCTAAGTGTAGAGCAGCATCCTGATGCAGACCGTCTGCGTGTAACGACTGTTAATATTGGTTCGGATGAACCTTTACAGATTGTATGCGGTGCACCTAATGTGCGTGCAGGTATGAAAGCAGCAGTCGCAACAATTGGGGCAGTTTTGCCTGGTGATTTCAAAATTAAAAAAGGCAAACTTCGTGGTGTTGAATCTCAGGGAATGCTCTGTGGTGCCTCTGAAATTGATCTTGAAGATAAACTTGATGGACTGCTTGAGCTGCCAGATGATGCACCGATTGGTATGAACGTCCGTGAATATCTTAATCTTGACGATCATGTCATTGATATCAGTATTACACCTAACCGTGGTGACTGCTTCAGCATTCGCGGTATTGCCCGTGAAATTGGAGTAATTAACCAGTTGGCAGTTACTGCACCTGAAGTTGCAGACGTTGCAGCCACTATTGCCGATGAAAAGAAAGTGATTGTGGACACTGCTGGCTGTCCACGTTACCTGGGCCGGGTTATTAAACATGTAAATACCAAAGCAGCTACTCCACTCTGGATGGAGCAGGCTCTGGCCCGTTCCGGAATTCGTCAGTATAGTATTCTGGTCGATATTACCAACTATGTATTAATGGAGCTAGGCCAACCATTACATGCTTTTGACGCTGGCAATGTACAAGGTGCGGTACATGTCCGTCAGGCAAACCCGCAAGAAAAACTGGTCTTGCTCAATGAGCAGGAAGTTACACTTTCTGAGGATATAATGGTCATAGCTGATGATGAAAAAGCATTAGCAATTGCCGGAATTATGGGAGGCCTGTCTTCTGCAGTTTCTGATGAAACTACGGAAATCTTCCTTGAGTCTGCATTCTTTGCACCACTTGCTATTGCTGGACGTGCCCGCCGTTTCGGACTGCATACGGATGCTTCACAGCGCTATGAACGTGGCGTGGATTTTGAGTTGCCAATGCTGGCCATGAACCGCGCATCTCAATTGATTCAGGAATTGGCGGGTGGTGAATTCGGTCCAATTACAGTGGTGGAACAGTCTGAGCTTTTACCAGCACGTGATGCCATTGAGCTGAAACAGACACAGGTTGACCAATTACTGGGTTATCAGCTTGATGGAGAGTTTATTGCAGATGCTTTAACGCGTTTAGGCTGCTGGGTTGAAACACAAGCTGAAGGACACTGGATAGTTGTGCCACCTTCACATCGTTATGACTTGGCAATATATCAAGACCTGATCGAAGAAGTGGCTCGAATAGATGGTTATGACAACATCCAGATCAGTTTACCGGTCATTGATGTCAAACTGGCAAAATATCAGGATCAGCTTGAGCTTGGGCAATTACGTCAGACTATTGCAACCTTGGGATACCAGGAAGCCATCAGCTTCAGTTTTGCTGATGCTAAACTTGAAAAGCAGCTTAATCCACAGGTACATCCATTAATGTTGGCAAATCCGATCTCAAGTGATCTCGCTGCCATGCGAAGTACTTTATTATCGAGCCTGATTCCATGTGTACAATATAACCTGAACCGTCAGCAAAACCGTGTGCGCCTGTTTGAACTGGGTTTGCGCTTTGACTATCAGAATGCAACTGATATCTCTGGTCTTCAGCAAATTCCAACTCTGGCCCTTATTGCAGTTGGATCCCGTGTACCTGAATCTTGGCATGCTAAAACTCAAGTGATGGATTTCTTTGATTTAAAGGGTGATGTAGAAGCAATTTTGGCAGCAGGCCGGATTAAGGTAGAGTATGTTCCTTCAGAACGATCATGGTTACATCCTGGTCAGTCAGCCGAAATTCTGGTGGATGGAAAAACCGTGGGTTATCTGGGACGTTTGCATCCTTCACTAGAAGATGAGCTTGATTTAGGTATCACTTGGGTTGCCGAACTGGATCAAAAGGCTGTTTTGCAATCTTATGTATCTAATTTTACAGAATTATCACGTTTTCCATCGGTTCGACGTGATATTGCACTTTTAATTAGTGATAAGATAAATGTTAGTGAAATTCAGCAGTTAATCGAACAAACAGGCAGTGAGCTGCTTCACTCAGCTTGGCTGTTTGATGTGTATACGGGTCAAGGTGTTGAAGAGGGCAAACGCTCACTAGCATTTGCGCTGTTGTGGCAACACCCAACACGTACGCTTGAAGATGCTGAAATTAAATCAGGTATGGATAAAATTATTGAAGTGTTGGAAAACACTTATCAAGCGACATTGAGGGCCTCATGA
- the pheS gene encoding phenylalanine--tRNA ligase subunit alpha, with translation MSLEALTTEALAAIAAAQDLATLDQVRVQFTGKKSQLAEQSKALGKMDPEERKIQGAAIHAVREAINTALTERQKELQQAALQQKLASETIDITLPGRGQRMGSIHPVTQVQERICQFFTKAGFTIATGPEVEDDYHNFEALNIPGHHPARAMHDTFYFDAKHLLRTHTSGVQIRTMETSEPPIRIVCPGRVYRCDSDQTHSPMFHQIEGLYVAENTSFAELKGLLINLLNEFFEKDLKVRFRPSYFPFTEPSAEVDIMDERGRWLEVLGCGMVHPNVLQAAGIDPEKYKGFAFGLGVERFAMLRYGINDLRMFYQNDVRFLRQFA, from the coding sequence ATGTCACTGGAAGCCCTGACCACTGAAGCGCTGGCTGCAATTGCAGCGGCTCAAGACCTTGCTACACTCGACCAAGTACGCGTTCAATTTACGGGTAAAAAAAGCCAGCTAGCAGAACAGTCCAAGGCACTGGGCAAAATGGACCCTGAAGAACGTAAGATTCAGGGCGCTGCCATTCATGCCGTACGTGAAGCGATCAATACTGCGCTAACAGAACGTCAGAAAGAATTACAGCAGGCTGCATTACAACAAAAACTTGCCAGTGAGACTATTGATATTACTTTGCCAGGCCGTGGCCAGCGCATGGGCAGTATCCATCCGGTGACTCAGGTGCAAGAGCGCATCTGTCAGTTCTTTACTAAAGCCGGTTTTACTATTGCAACCGGACCAGAAGTTGAAGATGACTATCATAACTTTGAAGCGTTGAATATTCCTGGCCACCATCCGGCACGTGCCATGCATGATACTTTCTATTTTGATGCCAAGCATTTATTGCGTACGCATACTTCGGGTGTACAAATTCGCACTATGGAAACGTCTGAGCCGCCTATTCGTATTGTATGCCCGGGCCGCGTTTACCGTTGTGATTCGGACCAGACCCATTCACCAATGTTTCACCAGATTGAAGGATTATATGTCGCAGAAAATACCAGCTTTGCAGAACTTAAAGGCCTGCTGATTAACCTGCTTAATGAGTTCTTTGAAAAGGACTTGAAGGTCCGTTTCCGCCCTTCATATTTCCCGTTTACTGAGCCTAGTGCGGAAGTGGATATTATGGATGAACGTGGCCGCTGGCTGGAAGTGCTGGGCTGCGGTATGGTACATCCGAACGTACTGCAAGCTGCTGGTATAGACCCTGAAAAATATAAAGGCTTCGCATTTGGTCTGGGAGTAGAGCGCTTCGCTATGCTGCGTTATGGCATCAATGACCTGCGGATGTTCTACCAGAATGATGTGCGTTTCTTGCGCCAATTTGCTTAA